One Clostridium sp. CM027 genomic window carries:
- a CDS encoding AAA family ATPase produces the protein MKITQLDIRDFGVFQGEKLEDLGSGIIVIGGANRSGKTTLMQVLRNIPFGFSKNSGIPPAKFQYNVRCDLLLDDGNGVNVLLKGFSNPEIVYNNATDNKANKGLYNIDKSAYRELFTISLDELNKSSGKEDSNLQSMLLGAGFKHIAKIPGVAKELREKANTIGGTRGNPSTKMFKPFTENIKKGVEGRKKSISMLDTFAEKKNSLSHLQATIISKEKQLEISNNNIIKLDILRHNYELNQDRKNIEGELQTYFFSHSDIKEYNIEKAKTLKTQYIKELEQYNNDNNGFQREIITEKPMKELLLGSKDLISDFYNGISGIKEMNKNLLSEKNEYYEKTQLLMNKIKKSNDNWSSFKGISEINCDEVQQCILIQNIEKFKKAEYDRALCDKRSGDLKIQREILEKQIVTCDSATYMKKYFYLTISFMILGLALFFIDKLLGCSLIIIGAIGSALYLFINYSNSKLIINRNIEIKTQIENRSGDISNNSQEIISLDEDLRELNNIMDEYRDILKLDGRVSVEGIKDYFKTVSYLKDEISEYYLLKKKLSSHFNTLNESLSSIGEVLKKFTEFNTKNPEEINLDNIENICSDILLKLEELYKHLILVEKAHESYLKLNMVEHEILGLLGSNYLEDIILNIEKYISQGEKYIKYLNMQNELKIIQEKLLQSVKSQRIKKILYDGKVEAAPSDDANLLKILENLYREYINIDELTYEYEGLNAEIKELIGQLDILKNEKQTLKDELLALNSDEMLVQYDKEIRQARGHLRPLAEKYAVYNTAALLLEKIREKFLESTKDKLLKGASDILSEITSGEYKDIVPMEDLMQGDFKTVLRDESVKESSRELSRGTKEQLFLAVRISRIKEIKPSLPVILDDSFVNFDIAHTKNTVKALVQLSKTHQIFVLTCHATLVELINDLEKQAQYFKLDKGKFEKSTGGDLKKYLKEL, from the coding sequence GTGGTGCAAATAGATCTGGTAAAACTACCTTAATGCAGGTACTTAGAAATATCCCCTTTGGGTTTTCAAAGAATAGCGGTATACCCCCAGCTAAATTCCAATACAATGTACGATGTGATTTATTATTAGATGATGGAAATGGCGTAAATGTACTTTTAAAAGGATTTAGTAATCCGGAGATAGTTTATAATAATGCTACAGACAATAAAGCTAATAAAGGGTTATATAATATAGATAAATCAGCCTACAGAGAACTCTTTACCATAAGTCTTGATGAACTCAATAAAAGCTCTGGCAAGGAAGATAGTAACCTACAGTCTATGCTACTGGGTGCAGGTTTTAAGCATATTGCAAAAATTCCTGGAGTTGCTAAAGAGTTAAGGGAAAAAGCTAATACAATCGGTGGAACTCGTGGAAATCCATCAACTAAAATGTTTAAGCCCTTCACGGAGAATATTAAAAAAGGCGTAGAGGGAAGGAAAAAATCCATATCCATGTTAGATACTTTTGCTGAAAAGAAAAATAGCTTGTCCCATCTTCAGGCTACCATAATTTCAAAGGAGAAGCAGCTTGAGATTAGCAATAATAATATAATTAAATTAGACATTTTAAGGCACAATTACGAGCTTAACCAAGACAGAAAAAATATTGAGGGTGAGCTTCAAACATATTTTTTTAGTCATAGTGATATAAAGGAATATAATATAGAAAAAGCAAAGACCCTAAAAACTCAATATATTAAAGAGTTAGAACAGTACAATAATGACAACAATGGATTTCAAAGAGAAATAATCACAGAGAAACCTATGAAAGAATTGCTTTTAGGTAGCAAGGATTTAATTAGTGATTTTTATAATGGAATATCAGGCATTAAGGAAATGAACAAGAACCTACTAAGTGAAAAAAATGAGTATTATGAGAAAACACAGTTATTAATGAATAAAATTAAAAAATCAAATGATAACTGGTCTAGTTTTAAAGGTATTTCAGAGATTAATTGTGATGAGGTGCAACAGTGCATTTTAATACAGAATATTGAAAAATTTAAAAAGGCAGAATACGATAGAGCACTTTGTGATAAAAGAAGTGGAGACCTCAAAATCCAAAGGGAGATCTTAGAAAAACAAATAGTAACCTGCGATTCTGCAACTTATATGAAAAAGTATTTTTATCTTACAATATCTTTTATGATTTTAGGCTTGGCATTATTTTTTATAGATAAATTGCTTGGGTGTTCACTAATAATAATTGGGGCAATAGGATCAGCCCTATATTTGTTTATAAATTACTCAAATAGCAAACTAATTATAAATAGAAATATAGAAATTAAAACTCAGATAGAGAATAGATCAGGTGATATCAGTAATAATTCCCAGGAAATAATAAGCTTAGATGAGGATTTAAGAGAACTAAACAACATAATGGACGAGTATAGGGACATTCTAAAGCTTGATGGAAGAGTCTCAGTAGAAGGTATCAAGGATTATTTTAAAACCGTGTCTTATTTAAAGGATGAAATATCGGAGTACTATTTATTAAAGAAAAAACTAAGCAGTCACTTTAATACCCTTAATGAATCTTTAAGTAGTATTGGTGAGGTGCTTAAAAAATTTACTGAGTTTAATACTAAAAATCCAGAGGAAATAAATTTAGATAATATTGAAAATATTTGTAGCGACATACTGCTAAAGTTAGAGGAGTTATATAAGCATTTGATACTGGTGGAAAAAGCCCATGAAAGTTACTTAAAATTAAACATGGTAGAGCATGAAATATTGGGGCTCCTTGGAAGCAATTACTTAGAGGATATAATATTAAATATAGAAAAGTATATAAGTCAGGGAGAAAAGTATATAAAATATTTAAATATGCAGAACGAATTAAAAATTATTCAGGAGAAGTTATTGCAATCGGTAAAAAGCCAGCGTATAAAAAAAATATTATATGATGGGAAAGTAGAAGCTGCGCCCAGTGATGATGCAAATCTATTAAAAATCCTTGAAAATTTATATAGGGAGTATATCAATATAGATGAACTCACTTATGAATATGAGGGATTAAATGCTGAAATTAAAGAATTGATAGGGCAATTGGATATTTTAAAGAATGAAAAACAAACTTTAAAAGATGAACTCCTAGCCTTAAATTCTGATGAGATGTTAGTGCAATACGATAAAGAAATTAGACAGGCAAGAGGCCACTTGCGGCCCCTTGCAGAAAAATATGCTGTTTATAATACAGCAGCTTTATTACTCGAAAAAATCAGAGAAAAGTTTTTAGAAAGTACTAAGGATAAGTTATTAAAAGGAGCTAGTGATATTCTAAGTGAAATAACCTCTGGGGAATACAAAGATATTGTGCCTATGGAAGATTTAATGCAGGGAGACTTTAAAACTGTATTACGAGATGAGAGTGTTAAGGAGAGTTCAAGAGAGTTAAGCAGGGGCACAAAAGAACAATTATTTTTGGCAGTTCGTATAAGCAGAATAAAAGAAATTAAGCCAAGTTTACCAGTGATTTTAGACGATTCCTTTGTTAACTTTGATATTGCACATACGAAAAATACAGTTAAGGCATTAGTACAGCTTTCAAAAACTCATCAGATTTTTGTACTTACCTGTCATGCAACTTTAGTAGAGTTAATAAATGATCTAGAGAAGCAGGCACAATATTTCAAATTAGACAAGGGTAAGTTTGAAAAAAGCACAGGGGGAGATTTGAAAAAATATCTAAAAGAACTATAA